In Octopus bimaculoides isolate UCB-OBI-ISO-001 chromosome 21, ASM119413v2, whole genome shotgun sequence, a single window of DNA contains:
- the LOC106879313 gene encoding putative RNA polymerase II subunit B1 CTD phosphatase rpap2 isoform X2, giving the protein MSELKELDKDKERKTAADEEAKKKEMEEQVRKRVASEERAFRIVMKLVEETVTFEQLKDMAHFLMPNHYHDICEERAIVKLCAYPICANNLPNTKPSKYHISTKTNKVYDITERKIFCSNRCFKHSKIFEKQILTSPLWFRPKEKPADFRVPDTENDKGWVGYEVISKKSNVFNKTNISEEDTIIDAEEEEDSRGVVSILDQQDWLDELHDNLYRPQPNISKLSTKDSDIEEDPLQHVNYEDGSDGDFLQSEGSDEENGSSTDKRILERLQGNLSELGNFYSDETDSDDDKTSVTLVTTSRKKKTEVPKKGKSCQPHLLSASEVSNNKTKSTEPHSQINQLQMLLDKQKNKLSQFVNPVSLVNNEPESQRTNKEGNYICRHHSSDSQTSDTVTVCSNSSPSTKDNSKSSNVSNNTNHQRPRDKIINFVHSWITPKSLSFLGLSSSEEQPDPSNDSASKATSDFSKLCERVAIQGQDFELLLDDHVPGKDILPKKSLPSYENLQKETENYSFKVKEYFKPPPKKKIDENESSLVLPNVDSYSQVTLRRSIFLQQLGKRIDALISGMDLLIGELSTDIKDFVHTFSLVNTNIVLKTREWDIAAIFIIILLSKKTAKLETGLQKPNIRKKFNNILQKFDLSLLEAQTLVAEKLLVL; this is encoded by the exons GCTCACTTCCTTATGCCTAACCATTACCATGACATTTGTGAAGAACGAGCAATTGTGAAACTTTGTGCTTATCCAATTTGTGCGAATAATCTGCCGAAc aCAAAGCCTAGTAAATATCACATATCAACCAAAACCAATAAAGTCTACGACATTACCGAACGTAAG ATTTTCTGCAGCAATCGCTGTTTCAAGCATTCAAAAATCTTTGAGAAACAGATTCTGACATCTCCTTTATGGTTTCGTCCCAAAGAAAAGCCTGCCGATTTCCGTGTTCCAGATACAGAAAATGACAA agGCTGGGTTGGATATGAAGTCATTAGTAAAAAAAGTAACGTGTTCAATAAAACTAATATCTCTGAAGAGGATACCATAATTGATGCTGAAGAGGAAGAGGACAGCAGAGGTGTTGTGTCGATCTTGGATCAGCAGGACTGGTTAGATGAGCTTCATGACAATCTCTATAGACCTCAGCCAAACATTTCAAAACTCTCAACTAAAGATTCTGACATTGAGGAAGATCCACTTCAACATGTAAATTATGAAGATGGTTCCGATGGGGATTTCTTACAATCTGAAGGATCAGATGAAGAAAACGGTTCTTCTACAGATAAAAGAATTCTAGAGCGACTTCAAGGTAATCTCTCCGAATTAGGAAATTTTTATTCAGATGAAACTGATTCTGATGATGACAAGACTTCAGTTACCTTAGTGActacttcaagaaaaaaaaagacggaagTACCAAAGAAAGGGAAAAGCTGCCAGCCACATCTATTGTCTGCATCTGAGGTTtctaacaataaaacaaaatctacTGAACCACATTCTCAAATAAACCAGTTACAAATGTTGCTtgataaacagaaaaacaaactgtCACAGTTTGTAAACCCCGTTTCATTAGTTAACAATGAACCAGAATCACAGAGAACTAACAAAGAAGGGAACTACATATGCAGACACCACTCTTCAGATTCTCAGACATCAGACACAGTAACTGTTTGCTCAAATTCTTCACCTTCAACTAAAGACAATTCCAAAAGTAGTAATGTTAGTAATAATACAAATCATCAACGGCCACGAGATAAAATAATCAATTTTGTTCACTCGTGGATTACTCCAAAATCGCTTAGCTTCTTAGGTTTATCAAGCTCTGAAGAACAACCTGACCCCTCAAATGATTCTGCTTCAAAAGCCACCTCAGACTTTTCAAAACTCTGTGAAAGAGTTGCTATTCAAGGTCAAGATTTTGAACTCCTGCTTGATGATCATGTTCCTGGGAAAGACATTCTTCCTAAGAAGTCATTACCATCTTATGAAAATCttcagaaagaaacagaaaactatTCCTTTAAAGTCAAGGAATATTTTAAACCACCACCAAAGAAAAAG ATTGATGAGAATGAATCAAGTCTGGTGCTGCCAAATGTTGATTCTTATTCTCAAGTAACCCTTAGAAGATCTATTTTCTTGCAACAACTTGGCAAAAG AATTGATGCCCTTATCAGTGGTATGGACCTCTTGATTGGAGAATTGTCAACAGATATCAAGGATTTTGTACATACATTCAG tTTAGTGAATACTAACATTGTCCTGAAGACAAGAGAGTGGGATATTGCtgctattttcattattatttt GTTGTCCAAGAAAACAGCCAAACTTGAAACTGGACTACAGAAACCAAATATTCGAAAGAAATTCAAcaacattttgcagaaatttgATCTGTCCTTACTCGAAGCTCAAACACTTGTGGCTGAGAAACTGTTGGTACTATGA
- the LOC106879313 gene encoding putative RNA polymerase II subunit B1 CTD phosphatase rpap2 isoform X3: MEEQVRKRVASEERAFRIVMKLVEETVTFEQLKDMAHFLMPNHYHDICEERAIVKLCAYPICANNLPNTKPSKYHISTKTNKVYDITERKIFCSNRCFKHSKIFEKQILTSPLWFRPKEKPADFRVPDTENDKGWVGYEVISKKSNVFNKTNISEEDTIIDAEEEEDSRGVVSILDQQDWLDELHDNLYRPQPNISKLSTKDSDIEEDPLQHVNYEDGSDGDFLQSEGSDEENGSSTDKRILERLQGNLSELGNFYSDETDSDDDKTSVTLVTTSRKKKTEVPKKGKSCQPHLLSASEVSNNKTKSTEPHSQINQLQMLLDKQKNKLSQFVNPVSLVNNEPESQRTNKEGNYICRHHSSDSQTSDTVTVCSNSSPSTKDNSKSSNVSNNTNHQRPRDKIINFVHSWITPKSLSFLGLSSSEEQPDPSNDSASKATSDFSKLCERVAIQGQDFELLLDDHVPGKDILPKKSLPSYENLQKETENYSFKVKEYFKPPPKKKIDENESSLVLPNVDSYSQVTLRRSIFLQQLGKRIDALISGMDLLIGELSTDIKDFVHTFSLVNTNIVLKTREWDIAAIFIIILLSKKTAKLETGLQKPNIRKKFNNILQKFDLSLLEAQTLVAEKLLVL; the protein is encoded by the exons GCTCACTTCCTTATGCCTAACCATTACCATGACATTTGTGAAGAACGAGCAATTGTGAAACTTTGTGCTTATCCAATTTGTGCGAATAATCTGCCGAAc aCAAAGCCTAGTAAATATCACATATCAACCAAAACCAATAAAGTCTACGACATTACCGAACGTAAG ATTTTCTGCAGCAATCGCTGTTTCAAGCATTCAAAAATCTTTGAGAAACAGATTCTGACATCTCCTTTATGGTTTCGTCCCAAAGAAAAGCCTGCCGATTTCCGTGTTCCAGATACAGAAAATGACAA agGCTGGGTTGGATATGAAGTCATTAGTAAAAAAAGTAACGTGTTCAATAAAACTAATATCTCTGAAGAGGATACCATAATTGATGCTGAAGAGGAAGAGGACAGCAGAGGTGTTGTGTCGATCTTGGATCAGCAGGACTGGTTAGATGAGCTTCATGACAATCTCTATAGACCTCAGCCAAACATTTCAAAACTCTCAACTAAAGATTCTGACATTGAGGAAGATCCACTTCAACATGTAAATTATGAAGATGGTTCCGATGGGGATTTCTTACAATCTGAAGGATCAGATGAAGAAAACGGTTCTTCTACAGATAAAAGAATTCTAGAGCGACTTCAAGGTAATCTCTCCGAATTAGGAAATTTTTATTCAGATGAAACTGATTCTGATGATGACAAGACTTCAGTTACCTTAGTGActacttcaagaaaaaaaaagacggaagTACCAAAGAAAGGGAAAAGCTGCCAGCCACATCTATTGTCTGCATCTGAGGTTtctaacaataaaacaaaatctacTGAACCACATTCTCAAATAAACCAGTTACAAATGTTGCTtgataaacagaaaaacaaactgtCACAGTTTGTAAACCCCGTTTCATTAGTTAACAATGAACCAGAATCACAGAGAACTAACAAAGAAGGGAACTACATATGCAGACACCACTCTTCAGATTCTCAGACATCAGACACAGTAACTGTTTGCTCAAATTCTTCACCTTCAACTAAAGACAATTCCAAAAGTAGTAATGTTAGTAATAATACAAATCATCAACGGCCACGAGATAAAATAATCAATTTTGTTCACTCGTGGATTACTCCAAAATCGCTTAGCTTCTTAGGTTTATCAAGCTCTGAAGAACAACCTGACCCCTCAAATGATTCTGCTTCAAAAGCCACCTCAGACTTTTCAAAACTCTGTGAAAGAGTTGCTATTCAAGGTCAAGATTTTGAACTCCTGCTTGATGATCATGTTCCTGGGAAAGACATTCTTCCTAAGAAGTCATTACCATCTTATGAAAATCttcagaaagaaacagaaaactatTCCTTTAAAGTCAAGGAATATTTTAAACCACCACCAAAGAAAAAG ATTGATGAGAATGAATCAAGTCTGGTGCTGCCAAATGTTGATTCTTATTCTCAAGTAACCCTTAGAAGATCTATTTTCTTGCAACAACTTGGCAAAAG AATTGATGCCCTTATCAGTGGTATGGACCTCTTGATTGGAGAATTGTCAACAGATATCAAGGATTTTGTACATACATTCAG tTTAGTGAATACTAACATTGTCCTGAAGACAAGAGAGTGGGATATTGCtgctattttcattattatttt GTTGTCCAAGAAAACAGCCAAACTTGAAACTGGACTACAGAAACCAAATATTCGAAAGAAATTCAAcaacattttgcagaaatttgATCTGTCCTTACTCGAAGCTCAAACACTTGTGGCTGAGAAACTGTTGGTACTATGA
- the LOC106879313 gene encoding putative RNA polymerase II subunit B1 CTD phosphatase rpap2 isoform X1, whose translation MPTRRSFGFAHLKIRQDCHGWNAFDQRKEMEEQVRKRVASEERAFRIVMKLVEETVTFEQLKDMAHFLMPNHYHDICEERAIVKLCAYPICANNLPNTKPSKYHISTKTNKVYDITERKIFCSNRCFKHSKIFEKQILTSPLWFRPKEKPADFRVPDTENDKGWVGYEVISKKSNVFNKTNISEEDTIIDAEEEEDSRGVVSILDQQDWLDELHDNLYRPQPNISKLSTKDSDIEEDPLQHVNYEDGSDGDFLQSEGSDEENGSSTDKRILERLQGNLSELGNFYSDETDSDDDKTSVTLVTTSRKKKTEVPKKGKSCQPHLLSASEVSNNKTKSTEPHSQINQLQMLLDKQKNKLSQFVNPVSLVNNEPESQRTNKEGNYICRHHSSDSQTSDTVTVCSNSSPSTKDNSKSSNVSNNTNHQRPRDKIINFVHSWITPKSLSFLGLSSSEEQPDPSNDSASKATSDFSKLCERVAIQGQDFELLLDDHVPGKDILPKKSLPSYENLQKETENYSFKVKEYFKPPPKKKIDENESSLVLPNVDSYSQVTLRRSIFLQQLGKRIDALISGMDLLIGELSTDIKDFVHTFSLVNTNIVLKTREWDIAAIFIIILLSKKTAKLETGLQKPNIRKKFNNILQKFDLSLLEAQTLVAEKLLVL comes from the exons GCTCACTTCCTTATGCCTAACCATTACCATGACATTTGTGAAGAACGAGCAATTGTGAAACTTTGTGCTTATCCAATTTGTGCGAATAATCTGCCGAAc aCAAAGCCTAGTAAATATCACATATCAACCAAAACCAATAAAGTCTACGACATTACCGAACGTAAG ATTTTCTGCAGCAATCGCTGTTTCAAGCATTCAAAAATCTTTGAGAAACAGATTCTGACATCTCCTTTATGGTTTCGTCCCAAAGAAAAGCCTGCCGATTTCCGTGTTCCAGATACAGAAAATGACAA agGCTGGGTTGGATATGAAGTCATTAGTAAAAAAAGTAACGTGTTCAATAAAACTAATATCTCTGAAGAGGATACCATAATTGATGCTGAAGAGGAAGAGGACAGCAGAGGTGTTGTGTCGATCTTGGATCAGCAGGACTGGTTAGATGAGCTTCATGACAATCTCTATAGACCTCAGCCAAACATTTCAAAACTCTCAACTAAAGATTCTGACATTGAGGAAGATCCACTTCAACATGTAAATTATGAAGATGGTTCCGATGGGGATTTCTTACAATCTGAAGGATCAGATGAAGAAAACGGTTCTTCTACAGATAAAAGAATTCTAGAGCGACTTCAAGGTAATCTCTCCGAATTAGGAAATTTTTATTCAGATGAAACTGATTCTGATGATGACAAGACTTCAGTTACCTTAGTGActacttcaagaaaaaaaaagacggaagTACCAAAGAAAGGGAAAAGCTGCCAGCCACATCTATTGTCTGCATCTGAGGTTtctaacaataaaacaaaatctacTGAACCACATTCTCAAATAAACCAGTTACAAATGTTGCTtgataaacagaaaaacaaactgtCACAGTTTGTAAACCCCGTTTCATTAGTTAACAATGAACCAGAATCACAGAGAACTAACAAAGAAGGGAACTACATATGCAGACACCACTCTTCAGATTCTCAGACATCAGACACAGTAACTGTTTGCTCAAATTCTTCACCTTCAACTAAAGACAATTCCAAAAGTAGTAATGTTAGTAATAATACAAATCATCAACGGCCACGAGATAAAATAATCAATTTTGTTCACTCGTGGATTACTCCAAAATCGCTTAGCTTCTTAGGTTTATCAAGCTCTGAAGAACAACCTGACCCCTCAAATGATTCTGCTTCAAAAGCCACCTCAGACTTTTCAAAACTCTGTGAAAGAGTTGCTATTCAAGGTCAAGATTTTGAACTCCTGCTTGATGATCATGTTCCTGGGAAAGACATTCTTCCTAAGAAGTCATTACCATCTTATGAAAATCttcagaaagaaacagaaaactatTCCTTTAAAGTCAAGGAATATTTTAAACCACCACCAAAGAAAAAG ATTGATGAGAATGAATCAAGTCTGGTGCTGCCAAATGTTGATTCTTATTCTCAAGTAACCCTTAGAAGATCTATTTTCTTGCAACAACTTGGCAAAAG AATTGATGCCCTTATCAGTGGTATGGACCTCTTGATTGGAGAATTGTCAACAGATATCAAGGATTTTGTACATACATTCAG tTTAGTGAATACTAACATTGTCCTGAAGACAAGAGAGTGGGATATTGCtgctattttcattattatttt GTTGTCCAAGAAAACAGCCAAACTTGAAACTGGACTACAGAAACCAAATATTCGAAAGAAATTCAAcaacattttgcagaaatttgATCTGTCCTTACTCGAAGCTCAAACACTTGTGGCTGAGAAACTGTTGGTACTATGA